Proteins encoded together in one Gadus chalcogrammus isolate NIFS_2021 chromosome 18, NIFS_Gcha_1.0, whole genome shotgun sequence window:
- the shisa9a gene encoding protein shisa-9A translates to MKGKYFILGYLLVKVMALVCKADGEPGLLGGFVMITTSNGSREEESVSEETPHTEEECRGYFDVMGQWDPPFICKTENYLYCCGTCGFRFCCSYKHSRLDQSTCKNYDTPVWMKTRETPFKKINKLHDSTKDKTNLIVYIICGVVAIMALVGIFTKLGLEKAHRPQRENMSRAVASVLQGGAPGEQFRGKDPLGMHSQHFVAKATNLPPEENLKCVNVSSQ, encoded by the exons ATGAAGGGGAAATACTTTATCCTGGGCTACTTGTTGGTCAAAGTTATGGCCCTTGTATGCAAGGCGGACGGCGAGCCGGGCTTGCTGGGGGGGTTCGTCATGATCACTACCTCCAACGGATCCAGGGAGGAGGAAAGCGTGTCGGAGGAGACGCCGCACACGGAGGAGGAATGCCGGGGTTACTTCGACGTGATGGGCCAGTGGGACCCGCCGTTCATTTGCAAGACCGAGAATTACCTTTACTGCTGCGGCACCTGTGGCTTCCGATTCTGCTGCTCGTACAAACACTCGCGCTTGGACCAAAGCACCTGTAAGAACTACGACACCCCGGTGTGGATGAAGACCAGGGAGACCCCGTTCAAGAAGATCAACAAGCTGCACGACAGCACCAAAGACAAAACCAACTTAATCGTTTACATCATCTGTGGAGTAGTGGCTATCATGGCTCTTGTGGGTATTTTTACCAAACTGGGTCTGGAGAAGGCTCACCGACCGCAAAGAGAGAACATGTCCAG GGCCGTCGCCAGCGTTCTCCAGGGCGGAGCTCCGGGTGAGCAGTTTCGGGGTAAGGACCCCCTGGGGATGCATTCTCAGCACTTTGTTGCCAAGGCCACTAACCTCC